In one Rhinoraja longicauda isolate Sanriku21f chromosome 32, sRhiLon1.1, whole genome shotgun sequence genomic region, the following are encoded:
- the LOC144608708 gene encoding interferon-induced transmembrane protein 2-like, which translates to MQSSVHIASDIPSYKCWSIFNMFCCCLPLGILATIYSFQSESATKRGDIAEAEKSSRMAKKLNLAAVVIGIIIMIIVIALEVTIVKSLLAH; encoded by the exons ATGCAGAGCAGCGTCCACATTGCTTCAGATATCCCATCCTACAAATGCTGGTCCATTTTCAATATGTTCTGCTGTTGCTTGCCGCTTGGAATCCTGGCTACAATTTATTCTTTCCAG tctgaaagtGCCACCAAGCGTGGAGACATCGCCGAGGCTGAGAAATCGTCCAGAATGGCAAAAAAACTGAACTTAGCTGCCGTGGTCATTGGCATCATTATTATGATAATAGTGATTGCACTCGAGGTGACAATTGTCAAATCACTCCTTGCACACTGA